One genomic region from Hyalangium ruber encodes:
- a CDS encoding VOC family protein — MDPQHRLVPIIPCNDLDESQAFYERLGFEVESIYPTHGYRILRDSRGASIHLTGTVPGWVVPERNSYGVYFYAENVDVLAARFGLEAQHKPWGLREFAVSDPSGTLVRVGWPI, encoded by the coding sequence ATGGACCCGCAGCATCGCCTCGTCCCCATCATTCCCTGCAATGACCTCGATGAGAGCCAGGCCTTCTATGAACGCCTCGGCTTCGAGGTGGAGTCGATCTACCCCACCCACGGTTATCGGATCCTGCGGGACTCGCGTGGCGCGAGCATTCATCTGACCGGCACGGTCCCTGGCTGGGTCGTTCCCGAGCGCAATTCCTACGGCGTCTACTTCTACGCCGAGAATGTCGACGTGCTTGCCGCCCGCTTCGGTCTCGAGGCACAGCACAAACCTTGGGGTCTCCGGGAGTTCGCTGTCTCGGATCCGAGCGGCACGCTCGTGAGAGTCGGCTGGCCGATCTAG
- a CDS encoding AraC family transcriptional regulator: MLAQAAAARGARVDDLLARHGVEPALLEVLDARVPHALLVDLWEHVPRRLGDASLGLRLAQVVPLGTFELVEYCMRNSADLATCYQKLIRWQRLLHDAAGYHFELKGDVARLSHRPAPSLEVPPQATGFILAKLVTIGRQLTGVAFMPRTVSLSYPRPVDDTEHTKVFGTGVRFSQPEVYFEFDRAVFDLRIQGMDPQLSALLERYAQRRLEEIPQAVDWVDDLAHRIRQALRGSVPDAATLARQLGMSTRTLSRRLHERGLTFQEVVDQARKELALRQLLNKDLKVLEVAFQLGFSEVSTFYRAFRRWTGTTPAAYRREAMGT, translated from the coding sequence ATGCTTGCCCAGGCAGCGGCGGCGCGCGGCGCACGGGTTGACGATCTCCTGGCCCGCCATGGCGTCGAGCCAGCGCTCCTCGAGGTGCTCGATGCCCGGGTGCCTCATGCCCTCCTCGTCGACCTGTGGGAGCACGTCCCCCGCCGGCTCGGTGACGCCTCGCTGGGCCTCCGCCTGGCGCAGGTGGTGCCGCTCGGGACCTTCGAGCTGGTCGAGTACTGCATGCGCAACAGCGCCGACCTCGCCACGTGCTACCAGAAGCTGATCCGTTGGCAGCGCCTGCTGCACGACGCGGCCGGCTATCACTTCGAGCTCAAGGGCGACGTGGCGCGCCTCTCCCACCGGCCCGCACCCTCGCTTGAGGTTCCACCCCAGGCGACCGGCTTCATCCTGGCGAAGCTGGTGACGATCGGCCGGCAGCTGACGGGAGTGGCCTTCATGCCGCGCACCGTCTCCCTCTCGTACCCGCGCCCGGTGGATGACACCGAGCACACGAAGGTGTTCGGCACGGGCGTGCGGTTCAGCCAGCCCGAGGTGTACTTCGAGTTCGATCGGGCCGTGTTCGACCTGCGCATCCAGGGGATGGACCCCCAGCTCTCCGCGCTCCTGGAGCGGTATGCGCAGCGCAGGCTGGAGGAGATTCCACAGGCTGTGGACTGGGTGGACGATCTGGCCCACCGCATTCGGCAAGCCCTGCGCGGCAGTGTGCCGGACGCGGCGACGCTGGCGCGCCAACTGGGCATGAGCACGCGCACGCTGTCACGCCGGCTCCATGAGCGCGGGCTCACCTTCCAAGAGGTGGTTGACCAGGCGCGGAAGGAGCTCGCGCTGCGGCAGCTCCTCAACAAGGACCTCAAGGTGCTAGAGGTCGCCTTCCAGCTGGGCTTCTCGGAGGTCAGCACCTTCTACCGGGCGTTCCGTCGCTGGACCGGCACCACGCCCGCTGCTTACCGGCGCGAGGCCATGGGGACGTAG
- a CDS encoding DUF5011 domain-containing protein, which produces MRLGLHPNHGLGWLPRALMGGSLLLAVACGGELPPEEVADLSTLSSELDSCSPDVTPPVIFCQPEAGTRECLGYGYIIQESDLSSLPRDNCGIGYVNRDPVNTPGAGTYRTGVSAQDMAGNSAGCSTSWSIIDTQPPSITLRGPAQLLLPYGSPYVEQGATGNDSCDIYGANYPIRISGSVDPHMPGTYPITYTLSDRAGHVTRRTRLVTVLPQDSCTEQLAGPVLALQGHSQETLECGRNAWNDPGALAADACGAVTVQSYNSGHDEYGPGPNTSVEGNYTVQYLAWNGQGTTSALRTVTVRDTVPPTLRLQGEMYMRHTCGSAWVEPGYRADDSCYGNVSYSVQVSGNVNGWAAGRYTLTYEARDPGGRRSNLQKRIVDVVNCPW; this is translated from the coding sequence ATGCGTCTTGGACTGCATCCGAATCATGGGCTTGGCTGGTTGCCCCGTGCGCTGATGGGGGGGAGCCTGCTGCTGGCCGTGGCTTGCGGCGGTGAGCTGCCTCCCGAGGAGGTGGCGGACCTGAGCACCCTCTCCTCCGAGCTGGACAGCTGCTCTCCCGACGTGACGCCTCCGGTGATTTTTTGCCAGCCCGAGGCCGGCACCCGGGAGTGCCTCGGCTACGGGTACATCATCCAAGAGTCCGACCTCTCCTCCCTCCCGCGCGACAACTGCGGGATCGGCTATGTGAACAGAGACCCCGTCAATACGCCCGGCGCGGGCACCTATCGGACCGGCGTCTCGGCGCAGGACATGGCGGGCAACTCCGCCGGCTGCTCGACGAGCTGGAGCATCATCGATACCCAGCCCCCGAGCATCACCCTGCGGGGCCCGGCGCAGCTGCTCCTGCCCTATGGCTCCCCGTACGTGGAGCAGGGCGCCACCGGCAATGACTCCTGCGATATCTATGGTGCCAACTATCCCATTCGGATCTCTGGCTCGGTCGACCCCCACATGCCAGGCACCTACCCCATCACCTACACCCTGTCGGACCGGGCCGGGCATGTCACCCGACGCACGCGTCTGGTGACGGTGCTACCCCAGGACTCCTGCACGGAGCAGCTCGCCGGGCCGGTGCTCGCGCTCCAAGGCCACAGCCAGGAGACGCTGGAGTGCGGCCGCAATGCCTGGAACGATCCGGGTGCGCTGGCCGCGGACGCGTGTGGCGCGGTGACGGTGCAGTCCTACAACTCGGGCCATGATGAGTACGGCCCAGGCCCCAACACGAGCGTCGAGGGGAACTACACGGTGCAGTACCTCGCCTGGAACGGTCAGGGGACGACGAGCGCCCTGCGCACGGTGACCGTGCGGGACACCGTGCCGCCCACGCTCCGGCTCCAGGGCGAGATGTACATGAGGCACACGTGTGGCAGTGCCTGGGTGGAGCCGGGGTACAGGGCCGACGACTCCTGCTACGGCAACGTGTCCTACTCCGTGCAGGTCTCAGGCAATGTGAACGGGTGGGCGGCGGGTCGGTACACGCTGACCTACGAGGCGAGGGATCCGGGCGGCCGCCGGTCCAACCTCCAGAAGCGCATCGTGGACGTCGTCAACTGTCCCT